The window TGGCTGCCCTTGTTCTGGCTTCCCTTTATGCCGGGGAAGGCGAGGCCGGACAGTCGGTGCTCTGGGCGGAGAATCTTTTACGGTCCATGGAAAATGAGGATATGCGCACAGCTGCCCTCTGGATGGCAGGGGGGCAGTATCTGAAGGCTGGAAATTTCCAAGGTGCTGCGGCTCGCTGGGATTTTCTGACGGGTGAGGATCGCAGGGAGGCGGAAGGGCTTTGGGTGGCATGGCAGGAGAGACCGGAAAAGGGTAGAAAAAGTCCTTTTCTGGCAGGATTTTTTGGGGTGGTTCCCGGCGGCGGTTATTTTTATACGGGCCGGAGGCAGGCGGGGACCACGGCTTTTTTCCTGACCCTTGGCATGGGAGCGGCTTCATGGGAAGCCTTTGATCAGGATCTTCCGGTTTTGGGAACCTTTCTTGGGCTGATCACTCTGGGTTTTTACGGAGGCAGCATGAAGGGCGGTATGGATGAGGTCCGCCTGACCAACCGTAATATTGATGCCAGCCACG is drawn from Desulfobotulus mexicanus and contains these coding sequences:
- a CDS encoding tetratricopeptide repeat protein, with the translated sequence MIGDCNILKSLFFLFLLFSFMPVHAAEPFECRQADLFDYGLIRYQEQKWDLAVLGLDRFIHACPEDSRRHEAAIYLALSYEKQGKTEEAAGLLRHIHREGGEPEASMAALVLASLYAGEGEAGQSVLWAENLLRSMENEDMRTAALWMAGGQYLKAGNFQGAAARWDFLTGEDRREAEGLWVAWQERPEKGRKSPFLAGFFGVVPGGGYFYTGRRQAGTTAFFLTLGMGAASWEAFDQDLPVLGTFLGLITLGFYGGSMKGGMDEVRLTNRNIDASHEAEVLSRFRKEADFPLDRGSIRISLPF